The following coding sequences lie in one bacterium genomic window:
- the rplK gene encoding 50S ribosomal protein L11: MANKPIKALIKLKIPAGGATPAPPVGPALGQHGVNIMEFCKSFNAETKGKEGTIPVVLSVYEDRSYSFITKTPPTSELIKKAANIVKGSSVPNQEKVGKIKKQQVKDIAKIKMEDLNTKDLLQAAKIVEAVARSMGVEVTD, from the coding sequence ATGGCAAACAAACCAATAAAAGCTCTAATTAAACTAAAAATTCCCGCAGGTGGAGCAACTCCAGCGCCTCCTGTTGGACCAGCTTTAGGGCAACACGGAGTGAATATAATGGAGTTTTGTAAGAGTTTTAATGCTGAAACAAAAGGTAAAGAAGGTACTATCCCTGTGGTGTTATCAGTTTATGAAGATAGGTCATACTCTTTTATTACTAAAACTCCACCAACTTCTGAATTGATAAAAAAAGCAGCAAATATAGTAAAAGGTTCAAGCGTACCTAATCAAGAAAAAGTTGGGAAGATAAAGAAGCAACAGGTTAAAGATATAGCAAAAATAAAAATGGAAGACTTGAACACAAAAGATTTGTTGCAAGCCGCTAAAATAGTTGAAGCTGTTGCAAGAAGTATGGGAGTTGAAGTTACAGATTAA
- the rplA gene encoding 50S ribosomal protein L1 encodes MKVKKSKRYENLLSNLEKDKVYELAEVVEKIKELHTSKFDETVEVSLNLGIDLKKLQQPIRNSVVLPHGVGKPVRILVFASGENAVKAKSLGADYVGEQDLVEKIKGGFLDFDTVIATPDMMKLVAPLGKILGPRGLMPNPKTGTVTNDLENIIGEIKKGRIDYKMDKDGNLHIPVGKVSFENSKLIDNINAVMNSVLAVKPTFAKSNYIRSSAISLTMSPSLKFGAKKVLQDTV; translated from the coding sequence ATGAAAGTGAAAAAATCAAAAAGGTATGAGAACCTCCTGAGCAATTTAGAAAAAGATAAAGTTTACGAGTTGGCAGAGGTTGTTGAGAAAATCAAAGAGTTACATACAAGTAAATTTGATGAAACAGTTGAAGTATCATTAAATCTTGGTATTGATTTAAAGAAACTTCAACAACCCATAAGAAATTCTGTAGTTTTACCTCATGGGGTCGGTAAACCAGTTAGGATTCTTGTTTTTGCATCAGGCGAAAATGCTGTTAAAGCTAAAAGTCTTGGAGCTGATTACGTTGGAGAGCAGGATTTAGTTGAAAAAATCAAAGGAGGTTTTCTCGATTTTGATACGGTTATAGCAACACCAGATATGATGAAACTGGTTGCGCCGCTTGGTAAAATACTCGGTCCTCGCGGACTGATGCCTAACCCTAAAACAGGAACAGTAACCAACGACCTGGAAAATATTATTGGCGAAATTAAAAAAGGTAGAATAGATTATAAGATGGATAAAGATGGCAATTTACATATACCTGTCGGAAAAGTTTCGTTTGAAAATAGTAAGTTGATAGATAATATAAATGCAGTAATGAATTCAGTGCTTGCAGTAAAACCAACCTTTGCTAAGAGTAATTATATTCGCTCATCAGCAATTTCTCTCACTATGTCTCCTTCTTTAAAGTTTGGAGCAAAAAAAGTGTTGCAGGATACTGTTTGA
- the rplJ gene encoding 50S ribosomal protein L10 → MKKLKKEDKKKLVLKLTSDVKESYLSLLIGFSGLSVNDMQGLRSDLSELECKMMVVKNTLIEKTFENVGMGDACKELEGSVFLVWSKSKDEIGILKKLVRFKEKTDKIDFKTGILNNRVFDSKELTLIGKLPDRKQLEASLVMNIRMPLTRIINSLKYPTTRLINNLNQIAEIKKEK, encoded by the coding sequence ATGAAAAAATTAAAAAAAGAAGATAAGAAGAAGTTGGTATTAAAACTCACAAGTGATGTAAAGGAGAGCTATCTAAGTCTTCTAATTGGATTTTCAGGTTTATCTGTTAATGATATGCAAGGGTTGAGAAGCGATTTATCGGAGCTTGAATGTAAGATGATGGTAGTTAAAAATACCCTTATTGAAAAAACCTTTGAAAATGTAGGTATGGGAGACGCTTGCAAAGAGTTGGAAGGGTCTGTATTCCTTGTGTGGTCGAAGAGTAAAGATGAGATAGGAATTTTAAAAAAATTGGTTCGGTTTAAAGAGAAGACTGATAAGATAGATTTTAAAACAGGTATTTTAAATAATAGGGTCTTTGATAGTAAAGAGTTAACTTTGATAGGTAAGTTGCCAGATAGAAAGCAACTTGAAGCTTCTCTGGTTATGAATATTAGAATGCCTTTAACAAGAATAATTAATTCTTTAAAATATCCTACTACAAGATTAATAAATAATTTGAATCAAATAGCGGAAATTAAAAAGGAGAAATAA
- the rplL gene encoding 50S ribosomal protein L7/L12 produces MEKNEKNIIDEIVEKIEQLSGLELSDLAKQLEDKFGVAGMMAPMGAVVGAGQAADGEEKKEEKTLFDVVLKSFGSNKLQAIKEVRAMTELALKEAKELVESLPKPIKEKVSKEEAEEIKAKFDAIGAEAEIN; encoded by the coding sequence ATGGAAAAAAATGAGAAAAATATAATTGATGAAATAGTTGAAAAAATTGAGCAGCTTTCGGGGTTAGAATTGTCTGACCTTGCCAAGCAACTTGAAGACAAATTTGGTGTTGCAGGTATGATGGCACCAATGGGTGCAGTTGTTGGTGCTGGACAGGCTGCTGACGGTGAAGAGAAGAAAGAAGAAAAGACTCTTTTTGATGTTGTATTAAAATCTTTTGGCTCCAATAAACTTCAAGCTATTAAAGAAGTAAGAGCTATGACTGAGCTTGCACTTAAAGAAGCAAAAGAACTTGTAGAATCTTTACCGAAACCTATAAAAGAGAAAGTTTCCAAAGAAGAGGCCGAAGAAATAAAAGCTAAGTTTGATGCTATTGGTGCAGAAGCAGAAATTAATTAA